One region of Eupeodes corollae chromosome 1, idEupCoro1.1, whole genome shotgun sequence genomic DNA includes:
- the LOC129940975 gene encoding uncharacterized protein LOC129940975: protein MAAISKNGLNLTLASSLIGIVLLFNFASAQIIISSTTTTLKPPSQLQSCQEATPKNVNLTLFHGEWFEAARKIQNSTNNESCNAWNFENDTNPVTFTSTYNTNPNKLWANESTAVQINVTDGVYSLNNTDGSVNIYKILETDYDTFAFICSYKNSSTNEAETSTTTASTTEQSTTTSSSSSSSSSTSESTTSNPSSTSSPIPETTPTPSTLANTASNAYVLVRHRSLNSTELANLTALAGSQYSDFKNLTTVIQSEKCTSGSSALMPMVTMILAVILATFYKS from the exons ATGGCAGCAATCTCGAAAAATGGATTAAACTTAACTTTGGCTTCATCACTTATTggaattgttttgttatttaattttgctTCTGCTCAAATAATCATATCCTCGACTACAACCACTTTGAAGCCTCCTTCCCAACTTCAGTCCTGTCAAGAGGCTACAcccaaaaatgttaatttaaccTTG ttcCATGGAGAGTGGTTTGAAGCAGCTCGTAAAATCCAAAACAGTACTAATAATGAATCGTGTAATGCATGGAATTTCGAAAACGACACAAACCCTGTGACTTTCACCTCAACTTACAATACCAATCCTAATAAGCTTTGGGCAAACGAAAGTACAGCTGTTCAAATAAATGTTACCGATGGCGTTTACAGTCTTAATAACACAGAtg GAAGtgtcaatatttacaaaattctcgAAACTGATTATGATACATTTGCATTCATATGCAGTTATAAGAACAGTTCTACAAACGAAGCAGAAACATCCACAACTACAGCATCGACAACAGAAcaatcaacaacaacatcatcatcatcatcgtcatcatcatcaacttcaGAATCAACAACTTCAAATCCTTCTTCTACATCATCGCCAATTCCTGAAACAACACCAACACCATCAACATTAGCAAACACAGCTTCTAATGCTTATGTTTTGGTTCGACACAGATCTTTAAACAGTACTGAATTAGCAAATCTAACAGCCTTAGCCGGAAGTCAATATTCAGACTTTAAAAATCTAACCACAGTTATTCAGTCTGAAAA GTGCACAAGTGGTTCTTCAGCCCTGATGCCAATGGTTACAATGATATTGGCTGTTATTTTAGCGACATTCTATaaatcataa